From one Suricata suricatta isolate VVHF042 chromosome 8, meerkat_22Aug2017_6uvM2_HiC, whole genome shotgun sequence genomic stretch:
- the CNR2 gene encoding cannabinoid receptor 2 isoform X2, with protein MERRWVMEAANGCKGGLDFDPMKDYMVLNGSQRIAIAVLCTSLALLSALENLAVLYLILSYHRLRRKPSYLFISSLAVADFLASVIFACNFVNFHVFHGIDSKAVFLLKIGSVTITFTASVGSLLLTAIDRYLCLCYPPMYKALLTRGRALATLGVMWVLSALVSYLPLMGWTCCPSPCSELFPLIPNDYLLGWLLFIAFLFFGIIYTYGHVLWKAHQHVASLAEHQDSQVPGMARMRLDVRLAKTLGVVLAVLFICWFPVLALMVYSLTATLSDQVKKVFAFCSLLCLVNSMVNPIIYALRSREIRSSAHHWLGRWRKHLRRRGLEGNKEVPRSSVTETEADVKINPWPDSREPYC; from the coding sequence ATGGAGAGACGCTGGGTGATGGAGGCAGCCAATGGGTGCAAAGGTGGCTTGGATTTTGACCCCATGAAAGACTACATGGTCCTGAATGGTTCCCAAAGGATCGCTATTGCGGTGCTGTGCACCTCCCTGGCCCTGCTAAGCGCCCTGGAGAACCTGGCCGTGCTCTACCTGATCCTGTCGTACCACCGGCTCCGCAGGAAGCCTTCATACCTGTTCATCAGCAGCCTGGCTGTGGCCGACTTCCTGGCCAGTGTGATCTTTGCTTGCAACTTTGTAAATTTCCACGTCTTCCACGGCATAGATTCTAAGGCTGTCTTCCTACTGAAGATTGGCAGCGTGACCATCACCTTCACAGCCTCTGTCGGCAGCCTACTGCTGACTGCCATCGACCGCTACCTCTGTCTGTGTTACCCACCCATGTACAAAGCGCTACTCACCCGTGGGAGGGCACTGGCCACCCTGGGCGTCATGTGGGTCCTCTCAGCCTTGGTCTCCTACCTGCCCCTTATGGGATGGACCTGCTGTCCCAGTCCTTGCTCTGAGCTTTTCCCCCTGATTCCCAATGACTATCTGCTGGGCTGGCTCCTGTTCATTGCCTTCCTCTTCTTCGGCATCATCTACACGTATGGGCATGTCCTCTGGAAGGCTCATCAGCATGTAGCCAGCTTGGCTGAACACCAGGACAGCCAGGTTCCAGGGATGGCACGGATGAGGCTGGATGTGAGGTTGGCCAAGACCCTGGGAGTGGTGCTGGCTGTGCTTTTCATATGCTGGTTCCCGGTTCTGGCCCTCATGGTCTACAGCCTGACTGCCACCCTAAGCGACCAAGTCAAGAAGGTCTTTGCCTTCTGTTCCTTGCTCTGCCTTGTCAACTCCATGGTCAACCCCATTATCTATGCCCTGAGGAGTAGGGAGATCCGCTCCTCTGCCCACCACTGGCTGGGCCGCTGGAGGAAGCACCTGCGGAGACGTGGGCTTGAAGGAAACAAAGAGGTCCCCAGGTCCTCAGTCACTGAAACAGAGGCTGATGTGAAAATCAACCCGTGGCCAGATTCCAGAGAACCGTACTGCTGA
- the FUCA1 gene encoding tissue alpha-L-fucosidase — protein sequence MKSGAVGAGLVVLLLLRGECMRGVPRRRRYTPDWESLDSRPLPEWFDKAKFGVFVHWGVFSVPAWGSEWFWWHWKGEGLPQYKQFMSDHYPPGFSYADFGPQFTARFFHPDTWADLFLAAGAKYVVLTTKHHEGFTNWPSSVSWNWNSQDLGPHRDLVGELGNAVRKRNMRYGLYHSLLEWFHPLYLLDKKNGCKTQHFVRAKTMPELYDLVYRYEPDLIWSDGEWECPDTYWNSTEFLSWLYNDSPVKDEVVVNDRWGQNCSCHHGGYYNCQDKFKPESLPGHKWEMCTSIDKVSWGYRRDMAVFDVAAEREIISELVQTVSLGGNYLLNIGPTKDGLIVPIFQERLLAVGKWLSIHGEAVYSSKPWRVQLEKNTTSVWYTSRETTVYAIFLHWPENGVLSLVSPVTTSATQITMLGIQKDLKWSTNPEGGLLIYLPNLPLGTLPVDFGWTIKLTGVK from the exons ATGAAGTCGGGGGCGGTGGGCGCCGGGCTGGTGGTGCTTCTGCTGCTCCGGGGCGAATGTATGCGCGGGGTCCCGCGTCGGCGCCGCTACACCCCAGATTGGGAGAGTCTGGACTCAAGGCCGCTGCCGGAGTGGTTCGACAAGGCCAAGTTCGGGGTGTTCGTGCACTGGGGCGTGTTCTCGGTGCCGGCCTGGGGCAGCGAGTGGTTCTGGTGGCACTGGAAGGGCGAGGGGCTGCCGCAGTACAAGCAGTTCATGAGCGACCACTACCCGCCCGGCTTCAGCTACGCCGACTTCGGGCCGCAGTTCACCGCGCGCTTCTTCCACCCGGACACCTGGGCCGACCTCTTCCTGGCGGCAGGGGCCAA ATACGTAGTCCTGACAACAAAGCATCACGAAGGCTTCACTAACTGGCCGAGTTCTGTGTCTTGGAACTGGAACTCTCAGGACCTGGGTCCCCATCGCGATTTGGTTGGTGAGCTGGGAAACGCTGTCCGCAAGAG gaACATGCGTTATGGACTCTATCACTCACTTTTAGAATGGTTCCACCCACTCTACCTACTTGATAAGAAAAATGGCTGCAAAACGCAGCATTTTGTCCGTGCAAAAACAATGCCGGAACTGTATGACCTTGTTTACAG GTATGAACCTGACTTGATTTGGTCTGACGGAGAGTGGGAATGTCCTGATACTTACTGGAACTCTACAGAGTTTCTTTCTTGGCTCTACAATGATAGCCCGGTCAAG gaCGAGGTCGTGGTAAATGACCGATGGGGTCAGAACTGTTCCTGTCACCATGGCGGGTACTACAACTGCCAGGATAAATTCAAGCCCGAGAGCTTGCCGGGTCACAAGTGGGAAATGTGCACCTCCATAGACAAGGTCTCCTGGGGCTACCGTCGCGACATGGCGGTGTTTGACGTTGCAGCCGAGCGCGAGATCATTTCG GAGCTGGTTCAGACAGTAAGCTTGGGAGGCAACTACCTTCTCAACATCGGACCCACCAAAGACGGACTCATCGTTCCCATCTTCCAAGAAAGGCTTCTTGCTGTTGGGAAGTGGCTGAGCATCCACGGGGAGGCCGTCTATTCCTCTAAGCCCTGGAGGGTGCAGCTGGAAAAGAACACGACGTCTGTGTG gtatACCTCAAGAGAAACAACGGTTTATGCCATTTTCCTGCACTGGCCAGAAAATGGAGTCTTAAGCCTCGTATCCCCTGTAACTACCTCAGCTACACAG ATAACGATGCTGGGGATCCAGAAAGATCTGAAATGGTCTACAAATCCAGAAGGTGGTCTACTTATTTATCTGCCCAACTTACCACTCGGTACTCTCCCAGTTGACTTCGGCTGGACTATAAAGCTGACAGGAGTGAAGTGA